From Vitis vinifera cultivar Pinot Noir 40024 chromosome 14, ASM3070453v1, a single genomic window includes:
- the LOC100268107 gene encoding probable leucine-rich repeat receptor-like protein kinase At1g35710 isoform X2: protein MASSIIISPAVVVVTITSIMMIMLFSLANALSSPSSSTDEAEALRSTGWWNSTSAHCNWDGVYCNNAGRVTQIAFFDSGKKLGELSKLEFSSFPSLVELFLSDCGLNGSIPHQIGTLTQLIILYLPLNNLTGELPLSLANLTQLEYLSLHSNRLHGSIPPEIGKMKNLIYFILHDNNLTGVIPSSFGNLTNLTYLYLGSNQISGFIPPQIGKMKNLEFLSLSYNGLHGSIPPEIGKLQNLNYLFLDYNNLTSVIPSSFGNLTNLTYLYLDSNQISGFIPPQIGKIKNLELLELSYNGLHGPIPLEIGKLKNLKILNLGYNNLIGVIPSSFGNLTNLTYLTLGGNQISGFIPPEIGKMKNLIFFNLGYNSLTGVIPSSFGNLTHLTSLILRGNQINGSIPPEIGYLLDLLYLDLNTNQISGFIPEEILNLKKLGHLDISNNLISGKIPSELGNLKEAIYFNLSRNNISGTIPLSISNNMWTLFDLSHNQLEGQSTAPLEAFDHNKGLCDGIKGLSHCKKRHQIILIIAISLSATLLLSVAVLGFLFRKQKIRKNQLPKTTKVKNGDLFSIWDYDGVIAYQDIIQATEDFDIKYCIGTGGYGSVYRAQLPSGKVVALKKLHGWERDDPTYLKSFENEVQMLSRIQHRNIVKLHGFCLHNKCMFLVYKYMEKGSLYCMLRDEVEVVQLDWIKRVNVVKGIANALSYMHHDSTLPIIHRDISSNNILLDSKLEAFVADFGTARLLDPDSSNQTLLAGTYGYIAPALGW, encoded by the exons ATGGCGTCCTCCATTATAATTTCTCCAGCAGTGGTTGTAGTTACCATTACCAGTATCATGATGATAATGTTATTCTCTCTTGCCAATGCATTATCATCACCATCTTCATCAACTGATGAGGCAGAGGCTCTGCGCAGCACCGGTTGGTGGAATTCTACCTCTGCTCATTGCAACTGGGATGGTGTATATTGCAATAATGCCGGAAGAGTTACTCAAATCGCCTTTTTCGATTCAGGAAAAAAATTGGGTGAGCTTAGCAAATTGGAGTTTTCTTCATTTCCCAGCCTGGTTGAGCTCTTCCTTTCTGACTGTGGACTCAATGGCAGCATCCCACACCAAATAGGTACTCTTACTCAACTCATCATCCTATATCTCCCTTTAAACAATCTTACAGGTGAGCTACCTCTTTCCTTGGCTAACCTCACTCAGTTGGAGTACCTCTCCCTTCATTCTAATCGACTACATGGTTCGATTCCTCCTGAAATTGGGAAAATGAAGAATctgatttattttattctccATGATAACAACCTTACTGGTGTCATCCCTTCATCTTTTGGTAATCTTACCAATCTGACTTATCTTTATCTTGGCAGTAATCAAATAAGTGGTTTTATCCCTCCTCAAATTGGGAAAATGAAGAACCTGGAGTTCCTCTCTCTTTCTTATAACGGACTACATGGTTCAATTCCTCCTGAAATTGGGAAATTGCAGAATCTGAATTATTTGTTTCTAGACTATAACAACCTTACTAGTGTCATCCCTTCATCTTTTGGTAATCTTACCAATCTGACTTATCTTTATCTTGATAGTAATCAAATAAGTGGTTTTATCCCTCCTCAAATTGGGAAAATTAAGAACCTGGAGTTGCTTGAACTTTCTTATAACGGACTACATGGTCCAATTCCTCTTGAAATTGGGAAATTGAAGaatctgaaaattttgaatttgggttATAACAACCTTATTGGTGTCATCCCTTCATCTTTTGGTAATCTTACCAATCTAACTTATCTTACTCTTGGAGGTAATCAAATCAGTGGTTTTATCCCTCCTGAAATTGGGAAAATGAAgaatctgattttttttaatctggGTTATAACAGCCTTACTGGTGTCATCCCTTCATCTTTTGGTAATCTTACCCATCTAACTTCTCTTATTCTTAGAGGAAATCAAATCAATGGTTCCATCCCTCCTGAAATTGGGTATCTTTTGGATTTATTATATCTAGATCTCAATACGAATCAAATAAGTGGTTTCATCCCTGAAGAAATACTGAATTTGAAGAAATTGGGTCATCTAGACATCAGTAATAACTTAATAAGTGGAAAGATACCTTCAGAGTTGGGAAATTTGAAAGAAGCAATATACTTCAATCTCTCCCGCAATAACATCTCTGGCACCATTCCTCTTTCTATTTCTAACAACATGTGGACGTTATTTGATTTATCACACAATCAGTTGGAGGGTCAATCTACAGCTCCACTAGAGGCATTTGACCACAACAAAGGTTTATGTGATGGAATCAAAGGTTTGTCGCATTGCAAGAAAAGACACCAAATCATTCTCATCATTGCTATTTCTTTATCTGCAACCTTGTTGCTTTCAGTTGCAGTCCTTGGGTTTCTCTTCCGCAaacaaaagataagaaaaaatcaattacCCAAGACAACAAAGGTAAAAAACGGAGATCTATTTTCCATATGGGATTATGATGGTGTGATTGCTTATCAAGACATCATCCAAGCAACCGAGGATTTTGACATCAAATACTGCATAGGCACGGGAGGCTATGGGAGCGTTTACAGAGCACAACTGCCTTCCGGGAAGGTGGTTGCCTTGAAAAAACTTCATGGATGGGAAAGAGATGATCCAACTTACTTGAAAAGCTTTGAAAATGAAGTTCAAATGCTATCAAGAATACAACACCGTAACATTGTGAAACTTCATGGCTTCTGTCTACATAACAAATGCATGTTTCTAGTTTACAAATATATGGAAAAAGGAAGCTTGTATTGTATGCTAAGGGATGAAGTTGAGGTTGTGCAATTGGATTGGATAAAGAGGGTGAATGTTGTTAAAGGCATTGCTAATGCGTTATCTTACATGCATCATGACTCTACCTTGCCTATCATTCATCGAGACATATCAAGTAACAACATTCTTCTAGATTCCAAGCTTGAAGCATTCGTAGCAGATTTTGGCACTGCAAGATTGTTAGATCCTGATTCATCCAATCAAACCCTTCTTGCAGGCACATACGGATATATTGCACCAG CTTTGGGATGGTAG
- the LOC100268107 gene encoding MDIS1-interacting receptor like kinase 2 isoform X3 produces the protein MASSIIISPAVVVVTITSIMMIMLFSLANALSSPSSSTDEAEALRSTGWWNSTSAHCNWDGVYCNNAGRVTQIAFFDSGKKLGELSKLEFSSFPSLVELFLSDCGLNGSIPHQIVAVLGFLFRKQKIRKNQLPKTTKVKNGDLFSIWDYDGVIAYQDIIQATEDFDIKYCIGTGGYGSVYRAQLPSGKVVALKKLHGWERDDPTYLKSFENEVQMLSRIQHRNIVKLHGFCLHNKCMFLVYKYMEKGSLYCMLRDEVEVVQLDWIKRVNVVKGIANALSYMHHDSTLPIIHRDISSNNILLDSKLEAFVADFGTARLLDPDSSNQTLLAGTYGYIAPELAYTMVVTEKCDVYSFGMVALETIMGKHPGDLVTSLSASSTQNITLKDVLDSRLSSPKGPQVANDVALVVSLALKCLHCNPRFRPSMQQVSWRLSASKSFPQPVGAISLLQLKNEEI, from the exons ATGGCGTCCTCCATTATAATTTCTCCAGCAGTGGTTGTAGTTACCATTACCAGTATCATGATGATAATGTTATTCTCTCTTGCCAATGCATTATCATCACCATCTTCATCAACTGATGAGGCAGAGGCTCTGCGCAGCACCGGTTGGTGGAATTCTACCTCTGCTCATTGCAACTGGGATGGTGTATATTGCAATAATGCCGGAAGAGTTACTCAAATCGCCTTTTTCGATTCAGGAAAAAAATTGGGTGAGCTTAGCAAATTGGAGTTTTCTTCATTTCCCAGCCTGGTTGAGCTCTTCCTTTCTGACTGTGGACTCAATGGCAGCATCCCACACCAAATAG TTGCAGTCCTTGGGTTTCTCTTCCGCAaacaaaagataagaaaaaatcaattacCCAAGACAACAAAGGTAAAAAACGGAGATCTATTTTCCATATGGGATTATGATGGTGTGATTGCTTATCAAGACATCATCCAAGCAACCGAGGATTTTGACATCAAATACTGCATAGGCACGGGAGGCTATGGGAGCGTTTACAGAGCACAACTGCCTTCCGGGAAGGTGGTTGCCTTGAAAAAACTTCATGGATGGGAAAGAGATGATCCAACTTACTTGAAAAGCTTTGAAAATGAAGTTCAAATGCTATCAAGAATACAACACCGTAACATTGTGAAACTTCATGGCTTCTGTCTACATAACAAATGCATGTTTCTAGTTTACAAATATATGGAAAAAGGAAGCTTGTATTGTATGCTAAGGGATGAAGTTGAGGTTGTGCAATTGGATTGGATAAAGAGGGTGAATGTTGTTAAAGGCATTGCTAATGCGTTATCTTACATGCATCATGACTCTACCTTGCCTATCATTCATCGAGACATATCAAGTAACAACATTCTTCTAGATTCCAAGCTTGAAGCATTCGTAGCAGATTTTGGCACTGCAAGATTGTTAGATCCTGATTCATCCAATCAAACCCTTCTTGCAGGCACATACGGATATATTGCACCAG AGCTTGCCTATACTATGGTTGTGACTGAAAAATGCGACGTTTATAGCTTTGGGATGGTAGCATTGGAAACAATAATGGGAAAGCATCCAGGAGATCTTGTCACCTCATTATCAGCTTCATCAACTCAAAACATAACATTAAAGGATGTATTAGACTCCCGTCTTTCATCTCCTAAAGGTCCACAAGTTGCTAATGACGTAGCTCTTGTAGTATCATTGGCGCTCAAATGTCTCCATTGTAATCCACGATTTCGTCCATCTATGCAACAAGTGTCTTGGAGACTTAGCGCTAGCAAGTCATTTCCACAACCCGTTGGTGCAATATCACTTTTGcaattgaaaaatgaagaaatttaa
- the LOC100268107 gene encoding probable leucine-rich repeat receptor-like protein kinase At1g35710 isoform X1, whose amino-acid sequence MASSIIISPAVVVVTITSIMMIMLFSLANALSSPSSSTDEAEALRSTGWWNSTSAHCNWDGVYCNNAGRVTQIAFFDSGKKLGELSKLEFSSFPSLVELFLSDCGLNGSIPHQIGTLTQLIILYLPLNNLTGELPLSLANLTQLEYLSLHSNRLHGSIPPEIGKMKNLIYFILHDNNLTGVIPSSFGNLTNLTYLYLGSNQISGFIPPQIGKMKNLEFLSLSYNGLHGSIPPEIGKLQNLNYLFLDYNNLTSVIPSSFGNLTNLTYLYLDSNQISGFIPPQIGKIKNLELLELSYNGLHGPIPLEIGKLKNLKILNLGYNNLIGVIPSSFGNLTNLTYLTLGGNQISGFIPPEIGKMKNLIFFNLGYNSLTGVIPSSFGNLTHLTSLILRGNQINGSIPPEIGYLLDLLYLDLNTNQISGFIPEEILNLKKLGHLDISNNLISGKIPSELGNLKEAIYFNLSRNNISGTIPLSISNNMWTLFDLSHNQLEGQSTAPLEAFDHNKGLCDGIKGLSHCKKRHQIILIIAISLSATLLLSVAVLGFLFRKQKIRKNQLPKTTKVKNGDLFSIWDYDGVIAYQDIIQATEDFDIKYCIGTGGYGSVYRAQLPSGKVVALKKLHGWERDDPTYLKSFENEVQMLSRIQHRNIVKLHGFCLHNKCMFLVYKYMEKGSLYCMLRDEVEVVQLDWIKRVNVVKGIANALSYMHHDSTLPIIHRDISSNNILLDSKLEAFVADFGTARLLDPDSSNQTLLAGTYGYIAPELAYTMVVTEKCDVYSFGMVALETIMGKHPGDLVTSLSASSTQNITLKDVLDSRLSSPKGPQVANDVALVVSLALKCLHCNPRFRPSMQQVSWRLSASKSFPQPVGAISLLQLKNEEI is encoded by the exons ATGGCGTCCTCCATTATAATTTCTCCAGCAGTGGTTGTAGTTACCATTACCAGTATCATGATGATAATGTTATTCTCTCTTGCCAATGCATTATCATCACCATCTTCATCAACTGATGAGGCAGAGGCTCTGCGCAGCACCGGTTGGTGGAATTCTACCTCTGCTCATTGCAACTGGGATGGTGTATATTGCAATAATGCCGGAAGAGTTACTCAAATCGCCTTTTTCGATTCAGGAAAAAAATTGGGTGAGCTTAGCAAATTGGAGTTTTCTTCATTTCCCAGCCTGGTTGAGCTCTTCCTTTCTGACTGTGGACTCAATGGCAGCATCCCACACCAAATAGGTACTCTTACTCAACTCATCATCCTATATCTCCCTTTAAACAATCTTACAGGTGAGCTACCTCTTTCCTTGGCTAACCTCACTCAGTTGGAGTACCTCTCCCTTCATTCTAATCGACTACATGGTTCGATTCCTCCTGAAATTGGGAAAATGAAGAATctgatttattttattctccATGATAACAACCTTACTGGTGTCATCCCTTCATCTTTTGGTAATCTTACCAATCTGACTTATCTTTATCTTGGCAGTAATCAAATAAGTGGTTTTATCCCTCCTCAAATTGGGAAAATGAAGAACCTGGAGTTCCTCTCTCTTTCTTATAACGGACTACATGGTTCAATTCCTCCTGAAATTGGGAAATTGCAGAATCTGAATTATTTGTTTCTAGACTATAACAACCTTACTAGTGTCATCCCTTCATCTTTTGGTAATCTTACCAATCTGACTTATCTTTATCTTGATAGTAATCAAATAAGTGGTTTTATCCCTCCTCAAATTGGGAAAATTAAGAACCTGGAGTTGCTTGAACTTTCTTATAACGGACTACATGGTCCAATTCCTCTTGAAATTGGGAAATTGAAGaatctgaaaattttgaatttgggttATAACAACCTTATTGGTGTCATCCCTTCATCTTTTGGTAATCTTACCAATCTAACTTATCTTACTCTTGGAGGTAATCAAATCAGTGGTTTTATCCCTCCTGAAATTGGGAAAATGAAgaatctgattttttttaatctggGTTATAACAGCCTTACTGGTGTCATCCCTTCATCTTTTGGTAATCTTACCCATCTAACTTCTCTTATTCTTAGAGGAAATCAAATCAATGGTTCCATCCCTCCTGAAATTGGGTATCTTTTGGATTTATTATATCTAGATCTCAATACGAATCAAATAAGTGGTTTCATCCCTGAAGAAATACTGAATTTGAAGAAATTGGGTCATCTAGACATCAGTAATAACTTAATAAGTGGAAAGATACCTTCAGAGTTGGGAAATTTGAAAGAAGCAATATACTTCAATCTCTCCCGCAATAACATCTCTGGCACCATTCCTCTTTCTATTTCTAACAACATGTGGACGTTATTTGATTTATCACACAATCAGTTGGAGGGTCAATCTACAGCTCCACTAGAGGCATTTGACCACAACAAAGGTTTATGTGATGGAATCAAAGGTTTGTCGCATTGCAAGAAAAGACACCAAATCATTCTCATCATTGCTATTTCTTTATCTGCAACCTTGTTGCTTTCAGTTGCAGTCCTTGGGTTTCTCTTCCGCAaacaaaagataagaaaaaatcaattacCCAAGACAACAAAGGTAAAAAACGGAGATCTATTTTCCATATGGGATTATGATGGTGTGATTGCTTATCAAGACATCATCCAAGCAACCGAGGATTTTGACATCAAATACTGCATAGGCACGGGAGGCTATGGGAGCGTTTACAGAGCACAACTGCCTTCCGGGAAGGTGGTTGCCTTGAAAAAACTTCATGGATGGGAAAGAGATGATCCAACTTACTTGAAAAGCTTTGAAAATGAAGTTCAAATGCTATCAAGAATACAACACCGTAACATTGTGAAACTTCATGGCTTCTGTCTACATAACAAATGCATGTTTCTAGTTTACAAATATATGGAAAAAGGAAGCTTGTATTGTATGCTAAGGGATGAAGTTGAGGTTGTGCAATTGGATTGGATAAAGAGGGTGAATGTTGTTAAAGGCATTGCTAATGCGTTATCTTACATGCATCATGACTCTACCTTGCCTATCATTCATCGAGACATATCAAGTAACAACATTCTTCTAGATTCCAAGCTTGAAGCATTCGTAGCAGATTTTGGCACTGCAAGATTGTTAGATCCTGATTCATCCAATCAAACCCTTCTTGCAGGCACATACGGATATATTGCACCAG AGCTTGCCTATACTATGGTTGTGACTGAAAAATGCGACGTTTATAGCTTTGGGATGGTAGCATTGGAAACAATAATGGGAAAGCATCCAGGAGATCTTGTCACCTCATTATCAGCTTCATCAACTCAAAACATAACATTAAAGGATGTATTAGACTCCCGTCTTTCATCTCCTAAAGGTCCACAAGTTGCTAATGACGTAGCTCTTGTAGTATCATTGGCGCTCAAATGTCTCCATTGTAATCCACGATTTCGTCCATCTATGCAACAAGTGTCTTGGAGACTTAGCGCTAGCAAGTCATTTCCACAACCCGTTGGTGCAATATCACTTTTGcaattgaaaaatgaagaaatttaa
- the LOC100262957 gene encoding uncharacterized protein LOC100262957 isoform X1: MSVAYYPSLAGIPTSQLSLFTPKPVKSKSCRLISWEAHSITNSSNNSGKRAQLQFSSRVTMCSSHSSSVTSAGYRQHKVVWIWTESKQVMTAAVERGWNTFIFLPDHRELATEWSSIALIHPLFIKEGKLFDSEGRGVATVYDVTSPQQLQLLQPEDKQADNVIINLLDWQVIPAENIVAAFQGSHITVFAISKSPSEAQIFLEALEQGLGGVVLKVEDATAVLELKDYFDRRNEDNNILSLTKATITQIHISGMGDRVCVDLCSLMRPGEGLLVGSFARGLFLVHSECLESNYIASRPFRVNAGPVHAYVAIPGGKTCYLSELVTGKEVIVVDQNGKQRTAIVGRVKIETRPLILVEAKGDSDNGTLYSVLLQNAETVALICPSQGSGYQKKAIPVTSLKVGDEVLLRLQGGARHTGIEIQEFIVEK; the protein is encoded by the exons ATGAGTGTGGCGTACTATCCTTCCCTGGCTGGAATCCCCACATCACAACTGTCCTTATTCACCCCAAAACCag TCAAGTCCAAGAGTTGCAGATTGATTTCATGGGAAGCCCATTCCATTACTAATAGCAGTAATAATAGTGGCAAGAGAGCTCAATTGCAGTTCAGTTCTCGGGTCACAATGTgttcttctcattcttcttcGGTTACATCGGCGGGGTACCGCCAACACAAGGTGGTGTGGATATGGACGGAGAGCAAGCAAGTCATGACTGCAGCCGTCGAGAGGGGATGGAACACTTTCATTTTCCTGCCTGACCATCGAGAACTCGCCACTGAATGGTCCT CAATTGCATTGATACATCCGCTCTTCATTAAAGAGGGAAAACTTTTTGACAGTGAAGGAAGAGGAGTTGCGACAGTTTATGATGTTACTTCTCCGCAACAACTACAGCTGCTCCAGCCTGAAGATAAGCAGGCAGACAACGTTATCATCAATTTACTGGATTGGCAG GTGATACCTGCAGAGAATATTGTTGCAGCATTCCAAGGCAGTCATATAACAGTCTTTGCCATCTCAAAATCTCCTTCTGAAGCACAAATTTTTCTTGAG GCCTTGGAGCAAGGTCTGGGGGGAGTTGTTTTAAAAGTTGAGGATGCAACAGCTGTTCTTGAGCTAAAA GATTATTTTGACAGAAGGAATGAGGATAACAACATCTTGAGCTTGACCAAAGCCACTATAACTCAAATTCATATTTCCGGAATGGGTGATCGAGTGTGTGTAGATCTCTGTAGCCTCATGAGGCCTGGTGAAGGACTTCTG GTTGGATCCTTTGCTAGAGGGCTATTCCTTGTTCACTCGGAATGTTTAGAGTCAAATTACATTGCTAGCAGGCCTTTTCGGGTCAATGCG GGTCCGGTACACGCCTATGTTGCTATTCCAGGAGGAAAAACTTGCTACCTTTCAGAGCTAGTGACAGGTAAAGAGGTCATTGTGGTTGATCAAAACGGAAAGCAACGAACAGCAATTGTTGGGCGTGTAAAGATAGAGACTAGACCACTAATCCTTGTGGAGGCCAAG GGAGATTCAGATAATGGTACTCTTTATAGTGTCCTTCTACAGAATGCAGAAACAGTTGCATTAATCTGTCCCAGCCAAG GAAGTGGATATCAAAAGAAAGCAATTCCTGTGACCTCACTCAAAGTTGGAGATGAAGTTCTGCTGAGGTTACAGGGTGGGGCTCGGCACACTGGAATCGAGATTCAAGAGTTTATTGTTGAAAAATGA
- the LOC100262957 gene encoding uncharacterized protein LOC100262957 isoform X2 produces MSVAYYPSLAGIPTSQLSLFTPKPVKSKSCRLISWEAHSITNSSNNSGKRAQLQFSSRVTMCSSHSSSVTSAGYRQHKVVWIWTESKQVMTAAVERGWNTFIFLPDHRELATEWSSIALIHPLFIKEGKLFDSEGRGVATVYDVTSPQQLQLLQPEDKQADNVIINLLDWQVIPAENIVAAFQGSHITVFAISKSPSEAQIFLEALEQGLGGVVLKDYFDRRNEDNNILSLTKATITQIHISGMGDRVCVDLCSLMRPGEGLLVGSFARGLFLVHSECLESNYIASRPFRVNAGPVHAYVAIPGGKTCYLSELVTGKEVIVVDQNGKQRTAIVGRVKIETRPLILVEAKGDSDNGTLYSVLLQNAETVALICPSQGSGYQKKAIPVTSLKVGDEVLLRLQGGARHTGIEIQEFIVEK; encoded by the exons ATGAGTGTGGCGTACTATCCTTCCCTGGCTGGAATCCCCACATCACAACTGTCCTTATTCACCCCAAAACCag TCAAGTCCAAGAGTTGCAGATTGATTTCATGGGAAGCCCATTCCATTACTAATAGCAGTAATAATAGTGGCAAGAGAGCTCAATTGCAGTTCAGTTCTCGGGTCACAATGTgttcttctcattcttcttcGGTTACATCGGCGGGGTACCGCCAACACAAGGTGGTGTGGATATGGACGGAGAGCAAGCAAGTCATGACTGCAGCCGTCGAGAGGGGATGGAACACTTTCATTTTCCTGCCTGACCATCGAGAACTCGCCACTGAATGGTCCT CAATTGCATTGATACATCCGCTCTTCATTAAAGAGGGAAAACTTTTTGACAGTGAAGGAAGAGGAGTTGCGACAGTTTATGATGTTACTTCTCCGCAACAACTACAGCTGCTCCAGCCTGAAGATAAGCAGGCAGACAACGTTATCATCAATTTACTGGATTGGCAG GTGATACCTGCAGAGAATATTGTTGCAGCATTCCAAGGCAGTCATATAACAGTCTTTGCCATCTCAAAATCTCCTTCTGAAGCACAAATTTTTCTTGAG GCCTTGGAGCAAGGTCTGGGGGGAGTTGTTTTAAAA GATTATTTTGACAGAAGGAATGAGGATAACAACATCTTGAGCTTGACCAAAGCCACTATAACTCAAATTCATATTTCCGGAATGGGTGATCGAGTGTGTGTAGATCTCTGTAGCCTCATGAGGCCTGGTGAAGGACTTCTG GTTGGATCCTTTGCTAGAGGGCTATTCCTTGTTCACTCGGAATGTTTAGAGTCAAATTACATTGCTAGCAGGCCTTTTCGGGTCAATGCG GGTCCGGTACACGCCTATGTTGCTATTCCAGGAGGAAAAACTTGCTACCTTTCAGAGCTAGTGACAGGTAAAGAGGTCATTGTGGTTGATCAAAACGGAAAGCAACGAACAGCAATTGTTGGGCGTGTAAAGATAGAGACTAGACCACTAATCCTTGTGGAGGCCAAG GGAGATTCAGATAATGGTACTCTTTATAGTGTCCTTCTACAGAATGCAGAAACAGTTGCATTAATCTGTCCCAGCCAAG GAAGTGGATATCAAAAGAAAGCAATTCCTGTGACCTCACTCAAAGTTGGAGATGAAGTTCTGCTGAGGTTACAGGGTGGGGCTCGGCACACTGGAATCGAGATTCAAGAGTTTATTGTTGAAAAATGA
- the LOC100262957 gene encoding uncharacterized protein LOC100262957 isoform X3, which produces MCSSHSSSVTSAGYRQHKVVWIWTESKQVMTAAVERGWNTFIFLPDHRELATEWSSIALIHPLFIKEGKLFDSEGRGVATVYDVTSPQQLQLLQPEDKQADNVIINLLDWQVIPAENIVAAFQGSHITVFAISKSPSEAQIFLEALEQGLGGVVLKVEDATAVLELKDYFDRRNEDNNILSLTKATITQIHISGMGDRVCVDLCSLMRPGEGLLVGSFARGLFLVHSECLESNYIASRPFRVNAGPVHAYVAIPGGKTCYLSELVTGKEVIVVDQNGKQRTAIVGRVKIETRPLILVEAKGDSDNGTLYSVLLQNAETVALICPSQGSGYQKKAIPVTSLKVGDEVLLRLQGGARHTGIEIQEFIVEK; this is translated from the exons ATGTgttcttctcattcttcttcGGTTACATCGGCGGGGTACCGCCAACACAAGGTGGTGTGGATATGGACGGAGAGCAAGCAAGTCATGACTGCAGCCGTCGAGAGGGGATGGAACACTTTCATTTTCCTGCCTGACCATCGAGAACTCGCCACTGAATGGTCCT CAATTGCATTGATACATCCGCTCTTCATTAAAGAGGGAAAACTTTTTGACAGTGAAGGAAGAGGAGTTGCGACAGTTTATGATGTTACTTCTCCGCAACAACTACAGCTGCTCCAGCCTGAAGATAAGCAGGCAGACAACGTTATCATCAATTTACTGGATTGGCAG GTGATACCTGCAGAGAATATTGTTGCAGCATTCCAAGGCAGTCATATAACAGTCTTTGCCATCTCAAAATCTCCTTCTGAAGCACAAATTTTTCTTGAG GCCTTGGAGCAAGGTCTGGGGGGAGTTGTTTTAAAAGTTGAGGATGCAACAGCTGTTCTTGAGCTAAAA GATTATTTTGACAGAAGGAATGAGGATAACAACATCTTGAGCTTGACCAAAGCCACTATAACTCAAATTCATATTTCCGGAATGGGTGATCGAGTGTGTGTAGATCTCTGTAGCCTCATGAGGCCTGGTGAAGGACTTCTG GTTGGATCCTTTGCTAGAGGGCTATTCCTTGTTCACTCGGAATGTTTAGAGTCAAATTACATTGCTAGCAGGCCTTTTCGGGTCAATGCG GGTCCGGTACACGCCTATGTTGCTATTCCAGGAGGAAAAACTTGCTACCTTTCAGAGCTAGTGACAGGTAAAGAGGTCATTGTGGTTGATCAAAACGGAAAGCAACGAACAGCAATTGTTGGGCGTGTAAAGATAGAGACTAGACCACTAATCCTTGTGGAGGCCAAG GGAGATTCAGATAATGGTACTCTTTATAGTGTCCTTCTACAGAATGCAGAAACAGTTGCATTAATCTGTCCCAGCCAAG GAAGTGGATATCAAAAGAAAGCAATTCCTGTGACCTCACTCAAAGTTGGAGATGAAGTTCTGCTGAGGTTACAGGGTGGGGCTCGGCACACTGGAATCGAGATTCAAGAGTTTATTGTTGAAAAATGA